Genomic window (Carya illinoinensis chloroplast, complete genome):
ATATAGAATATTATTTCCAGTACTACTGGATAAGATTGATTAGCTGATATTTCAAAATTGAATGTTGGTTCATTGGAACCATATAAACCGATACCCAGAACTCCCATTAATAAAAAAACGGAACTTCCTGCAGTGTACAAAATAAACTTTGTAGCTGAATATAAACGTTTTTTTCCCCCCCACACGGATAGAAGTAGATAAACCGGAATTAATTCTAACTCCCACATGATGAAAAAAAGTAAAAGGTCTCGAGAAGAAAATGATCCTATTTGACCACTATACATTGCTAACATCAGGAAATGGAATAATCGGGAATCTCGAGTAACCGGCCGAGCCGCTGAAGTAGCTAAAGTGGTGATAAATCCTGTCAGCAAAATAGGTCCTATAGAAAGTCCATCTATTCCCAATCTCCAGTAAAAATCAAAAAGATTGATCCATTTATAATCCTCCGTCAGTTGCATTAATGGATCGTCCAATTGGAAATGATAATAGAATGCACAAGTTATTAGAAGGAGTTCTACGGTGCATATAAATATAGTGTACCACCTAATCATCTTATTTCCTCTATGAGGAAGAAAGAAAATTAAGGAACCCGCGAATATTGGCAAAACTACCACTATTGTTAACCAAGGAAAATAATTCGTAGTAAAAACAAGATACACTTGGACCAGAAAAGTCCGTGCTCGAAAAATCAAATATATAATTATATATTTGATTTTTCGAGCAGGGGGATTTTTGTCGGTAAAAAAAAAATCAAATATATTCAGGTGGGATTTTGGAAAGGGATCAATAAGCTAGGCCCATGCTTCGAGTTGTTTCATGCCATAAATAAACTCGAACACTCAAGTAATCCGTTGGACAGGCGGATTCACATCTCTTACAACCAACACAGTCTTCTGTTCTTGGAGCAGAAGCAATTTGCTTAGCTTTACATCCGTCCCAAGGTATCATCTCTAATAC
Coding sequences:
- the psaC gene encoding photosystem I subunit VII; the encoded protein is MSHSVKIYDTCIGCTQCVRACPTDVLEMIPWDGCKAKQIASAPRTEDCVGCKRCESACPTDYLSVRVYLWHETTRSMGLAY